A region of Catharus ustulatus isolate bCatUst1 chromosome 9, bCatUst1.pri.v2, whole genome shotgun sequence DNA encodes the following proteins:
- the PLPPR4 gene encoding 2-lysophosphatidate phosphatase PLPPR4, with amino-acid sequence MSAKERQKGKVTKDSVTLLPCFYFVELPILASSVVSLYFLELTDVFKPVHSGFNCYDKSLSMPYIEPTQESVPFLMLLSLVFAGPSVTIMIGEGILYCCLSKRRNGIGTEANINAGGCNFNSFLRRAVRFVGVHVFGLCATALVTDIIQLSTGYQAPYFLTVCKPNYTSLNVSCSENSYVVEDICSGADLNIINAGRKSFPSQHATLAAFAAVYVSMYFNSTLTDSSKLLKPLLVFAFIICGIICGLTRITQYKNHPVDVYCGFLIGGGIALYLGLYAVGNFLPSDENVFHPNFHREPLRSLTDLSQDANRILPGKNGSSSDGIVSHRRESILNRNHRDSGSLTNLKRANADVEIITPRSPMGKENMVTFSNTLPRVNTPSLEDPARRNATIHASMDSARSKQLLSQWKNKNESRKLSLQVIETESGQSPPRAIEMRSSSEPSRVGVNGDHHGPTSQYLKIQPGSVPGCNNSGLTGGPRVSIQSRPGSSQLVHIPEETQENVNTSPKSSSARAKWLKAAEKSVACRSNSQPRIMQVIAMSKQQGVLQGSPKSSEGSTVTCTGAIRYKTLTDHEPSSIVRVEAHPENNRPVIQMPSEGEGSGSWKWKGPEKVTLRQTYELNDLNRDSESCDSLKDSYGSGDRKRSNIDNTEHHHHGITTIRVTPVEGSEIGSETLSISSSRDSTLRRKGNIILIPERGSSPENTRNIFYKGTSPTRAYKD; translated from the exons ATGTCCGCCAAGGAGCGGCAAAAGGGCAAAGTGACCAAGGACAGCGtcaccctcctgccctgcttctACTTCGTGGAG TTGCCCATATTGGCATCTTCTGTTGTTAGCCTCTATTTTCTTGAACTTACTGATGTCTTCAAGCCGGTTCACTCTGGATTTAACTGCTATGACAAGAGTCTGAGTATGCCATACATTGAACCTACACAAGAGTCTGTTCCCTTCTTGATGTTGCTTAGTCTTGTTTTTGCTGGACCATCAGTTACG ATAATGATAGGAGAAGGAATTCTCTACTGTTGCCTGTCCAAAAGAAGAAATGGGATTGGAACAGAGGCCAATATTaatgcaggaggatgcaactTCAATTCTTTTCTTAGAAGAGCTGTCCGATTTGTTG GTGTTCATGTGTTTGGTCTTTGTGCAACTGCTCTTGTTACTGATATTATACAGCTATCAACAGGATATCAGGCACCATATTTCCTGACTGTTTGCAAGCCCAACTATACATCCTTAAACGTATCTTGCTCTGAGAATTCGTATGTTGTGGAAGATATTTGCTCAGGAGCTGATCTCAATATTATCAATGCTGGAAG AAAGTCATTCCCTTCTCAACATGCCACCCTAGCAGCCTTTGCAGCAGTGTACGTTTCG atGTACTTCAATTCTACATTAACAGACTCCTCAAAACTTCTTAAACCACTCTTGGTCTTTGCCTTTATCATCTGTGGAATTATATGCGGTCTGACTCGTATCACCCAGTATAAGAATCATCCAGTTGATGTTTACTGTGGCTTTCTCATAGGAGGAGGAATTGCTCTCTATTTG GGCCTATATGCTGTGGGGAACTTCTTACCAAGCGACGAGAATGTGTTTCATCCAAATTTTCACAGAGAACCTCTAAGGTCATTGACAGACCTCAGCCAAGATGCCAACAGAATCCTGCCAGGTAAAAATGGCAGCAGCAGCGATGGCATTGTCTCTCACCGTAGAGAAAGTATCCTGAATAGAAACCACAGAGATTCAGGCTCTCTGACCAATCTCAAGAGAGCAAATGCTGATGTAGAAATAATAACACCACGAAGCCcaatgggaaaggaaaacatggTTACTTTCAGCAACACTTTGCCAAGAGTCAACACACCATCCTTGGAAGATCCAGCAAGACGAAATGCAACAATACACGCATCAATGGATTCTGCCCGTTCCAAacagctgctgtcccagtgGAAGAACAAGAATGAAAGTAGAAAGTTGTCACTGCAGGTAATAGAGACTGAATCTGGCCAGTCACCACCAAGGGCTATCGAAATGAGGTCAAGCTCAGAACCCTCCAGAGTGGGTGTAAATGGTGACCATCATGGCCCAACTAGCCAGTACCTGAAAATCCAACCTGGCAGCGTACCAGGTTGTAACAACTCAGGTCTTACTGGTGGGCCGAGGGTCTCTATTCAGTCCCGTCCTGGCTCATCCCAGCTAGTACACATTCCTGAAGAGACTCAGGAGAACGTGAACACATCACCCAAAAGTAGTTCAGCAAGAGCTAAATGGCTGAAAGCTGCTGAGAAGAGTGTTGCATGCAGGAGTAATAGCCAGCCAAGAATCATGCAAGTAATAGCCATGTCTAAGCAGCAAGGAGTGCTTCAGGGCAGTCCAAAGAGTTCAGAGGGAAGCACAGTGACCTGTACAGGAGCCATCAGATATAAAACCTTGACAGACCATGAGCCAAGTAGCATTGTAAGAGTTGAGGCCCATCCAGAAAATAACAGACCTGTAATTCAAATGCCATCAGAAGGTGAAGGAAGTGGGTCATGGAAGTGGAAAGGTCCTGAAAAAGTCACTCTTCGTCAAACGTATGAGCTAAATGATCTTAACAGAGACTCTGAGAGCTGTGACTCCTTAAAAGACAGTTACGGGTCAGGTGACAGGAAAAGAAGCAACATAGATAACACCGAGCATCACCATCATGGAATCACCACGATAAGAGTCACACCAGTGGAGGGAAGTGAGATTGGCTCAGAGACTCTGTCCATTTCTTCTAGCCGGGACTCAACACTTCGAAGAAAAGGTAACATCATTTTAATTCCTGAGAGAGGGAGCAGTCCAGAGAACACCAGAAACATCTTCTACAAAGGCACATCCCCCACACGAGCATATAAGGACTGA